In one Cyclopterus lumpus isolate fCycLum1 chromosome 24, fCycLum1.pri, whole genome shotgun sequence genomic region, the following are encoded:
- the LOC117727657 gene encoding uncharacterized protein LOC117727657 — MINMLSVAIFSGLFFASNQLSVGVPFRKCWTQWYDRDDPSGSGDWETFSQLHKENPGKICPKPAAIQAQTLTGLSVAAAGDVIYRSDTTTGFVCRNQDQRNKKCNDYRVRFSCPPSYCNEDVCWTPWYDRDDPSESGDWETLSDLHKENPGKICEHPQYIEAVTTDTNTPANSTGDIIFISSPTKGFICRNEDQDCGCLDYKVRFGCRC; from the exons ATGATCAACATG tTAAGTGTTGCCATTTTTAGCGGATTGTTCTTTG CAAGCAACCAGCTGTCTGTTGGTGTCCCCTTCCGAA AATGCTGGACCCAGTGGTATGACAGAGACGATCCCAGTGGATCTGGAGACTGGGAAACTTTCTCCCAGCTTCATAAAGAGAACCCAGGAAAGATCTGCCCAAAACCAGCAGCTATTCAGGCCCAAACTCTAACTGGGCTCAGTGTGGCTGCAGCAGGGGATGTGATTTATAG aagtGACACAACTACAGGATTCGTCTGCAGAAACCAAGACCAACGCAACAAGAAGTGTAATGATTATCGCGTTCGTTTCAGCTGCCCTCCCTCCTACTGTAATGAAGATG TGTGCTGGACCCCGTGGTATGACCGAGATGATCCCAGTGAATCTGGAGACTGGGAAACTCTCTCCGATCTTCACAAAGAGAACCCAGGAAAGATCTGTGAACATCCTCAGTACATTGAGGCTGTTACCACTGACACAAATACCCCAGCCAACTCCACAGGGGACATCATCTTTAT CTCCAGTCCAACCAAGGGATTTATCTGCCGCAACGAGGACCAGGATTGTGGATGCCTCGACTACAAAGTCCGGTTTGGATGCCGGTGCTAG